From Halobacterium sp. R2-5, the proteins below share one genomic window:
- a CDS encoding GNAT family N-acetyltransferase: MDVREATHDDASGIRRVAEASLEATYAGQLGDDIVDAAAEEWYGGDRLDDRLDADDVVYLVVVDGDEVVAFSESELDVRQPEGDASGSSAGVAAIQWLHVHPDHRGRGFGGRLLERTEAALFERTANRVEGRVLAANEEGNEFYQASGYARTGERTLDIGGDSYTEHLYVKLPEGNAAELTEEHEVEDGTVFVAYDERERGSRAPFYAAYRTQDRQRRYGFYCAACGSLDTSMNSMGRIQCESCDNKRKATRWDSSYL, encoded by the coding sequence ATGGACGTCCGCGAGGCAACCCACGACGACGCGAGTGGCATCCGCCGTGTGGCGGAGGCATCCCTCGAAGCGACGTACGCCGGCCAGCTCGGCGACGACATCGTCGACGCGGCCGCCGAGGAGTGGTACGGCGGCGACCGCCTCGACGACCGCCTCGACGCCGACGACGTCGTCTACCTCGTGGTCGTCGACGGCGACGAAGTGGTCGCGTTCTCGGAGAGCGAACTCGACGTCCGCCAGCCCGAGGGCGACGCCAGCGGTTCTTCGGCCGGCGTCGCGGCCATCCAGTGGCTGCACGTCCATCCCGACCACCGCGGCCGCGGGTTCGGCGGCCGGCTGCTCGAACGCACGGAGGCCGCGCTGTTCGAGCGCACTGCGAACCGCGTGGAGGGTCGCGTGCTCGCGGCCAACGAGGAGGGCAACGAGTTCTACCAGGCCAGCGGCTACGCGCGCACCGGCGAACGCACGCTCGACATCGGCGGCGACTCGTACACCGAGCACCTCTACGTGAAGCTCCCTGAGGGCAACGCCGCCGAACTCACCGAAGAACACGAGGTCGAGGACGGCACCGTCTTCGTGGCCTACGACGAGCGCGAGCGCGGCTCCAGAGCGCCGTTCTACGCGGCCTACCGGACGCAGGACCGCCAGCGCCGCTACGGGTTCTACTGCGCGGCCTGCGGGTCACTGGACACGTCGATGAACTCGATGGGGCGCATCCAGTGCGAGTCCTGTGACAACAAGCGGAAGGCGACCCGCTGGGACTCCTCGTACCTCTAA
- a CDS encoding methylmalonyl-CoA mutase family protein: protein MYDDEELAAIREAREDWEDDSLDPVLDAYGERKERFATVSNVEVDRLYTPEDVADLDYTEDLGFPGEFPYTRGVYPTGYRGRTWTMRQFAGFGTAEETNERFHYLIDEGQTGLSTAFDMPSLMGLDSDDPMSLGEVGKEGVAVDTLRDMEILFDGIDLAEVSTSFTINPSAPVIYAMYLALADRQGVPREELRGTLQNDMLKEFIAQKEWVVPPQPSLDLVTDVVEYCAAETPKFHPISVSGYHIREAGSTAVQELAFTLADGFAYVEDALDRGLDVDEFAPQLSFFFNAHNSIFEEIAKFRAARRIYARVMDERYDAEAEASKRLKFHTQTAGQSLTAQQPKNNIARVTLQALAAVLGGSQSVHTNSFDEAHALPSEDAVRVALRTQQIIAEESGAADIVDPLGGSFAIEALTDEVEEDAMAYIDEIEAMGDGSIRDGVLAGIEEGYFHREIQEAAYEYQSRVDDGEETVVGVNKYEVEEDTSPETLHVDEDATRERQLGRLEDVKAERDDDAVEAALEDLREAVRSDENTVPYIVDAVKAYATMGEIMQVFEDEFGGYQETAAVA from the coding sequence ATGTACGACGACGAGGAGCTCGCCGCCATCCGCGAGGCCCGGGAAGACTGGGAGGACGACAGCCTCGACCCCGTACTGGACGCGTACGGCGAGCGCAAGGAGCGGTTCGCGACCGTCTCCAACGTGGAAGTCGACCGCCTGTACACCCCAGAGGACGTCGCGGACCTCGACTACACCGAGGACCTCGGGTTCCCCGGGGAGTTCCCGTACACGCGCGGCGTCTACCCCACGGGCTACCGCGGCCGCACGTGGACGATGCGGCAGTTCGCGGGCTTCGGCACCGCCGAGGAGACCAACGAGCGCTTCCACTACCTCATCGACGAGGGCCAGACCGGCCTCTCGACGGCGTTCGACATGCCCTCCCTGATGGGCCTGGACAGCGACGACCCGATGAGCCTCGGCGAGGTCGGCAAGGAGGGCGTCGCCGTCGACACGCTCCGCGACATGGAGATCCTCTTCGACGGCATCGACCTCGCAGAGGTCTCCACGAGCTTCACCATCAACCCGAGCGCGCCCGTAATCTACGCGATGTACCTCGCGCTCGCCGACCGGCAGGGCGTCCCCCGCGAGGAGCTCCGGGGCACCCTCCAGAACGACATGCTCAAGGAGTTCATCGCGCAGAAGGAGTGGGTCGTCCCGCCGCAGCCGAGCCTCGATCTGGTGACGGACGTCGTGGAGTACTGCGCCGCGGAGACGCCGAAGTTCCACCCTATCTCGGTCTCGGGCTACCACATCCGGGAGGCGGGCTCGACCGCGGTCCAGGAGCTCGCGTTCACGCTCGCGGACGGGTTCGCGTACGTCGAGGACGCCCTCGACCGCGGGCTCGACGTCGACGAGTTCGCGCCCCAGCTCTCCTTCTTCTTCAACGCCCACAACTCCATCTTCGAGGAGATAGCGAAGTTCCGCGCCGCCCGTCGCATCTACGCGCGCGTGATGGACGAGCGCTACGACGCCGAGGCGGAGGCCTCCAAGCGCCTGAAGTTCCACACGCAGACCGCGGGCCAGAGCCTGACCGCCCAGCAGCCGAAGAACAACATCGCCCGCGTCACCCTCCAGGCGCTGGCGGCGGTGCTCGGCGGTTCCCAGAGCGTGCACACGAACTCCTTCGACGAGGCGCACGCGCTCCCCAGCGAGGACGCCGTCCGCGTGGCGCTGCGCACCCAGCAGATCATCGCCGAGGAGTCCGGCGCCGCCGACATCGTCGACCCGCTCGGCGGGAGCTTCGCCATCGAGGCGCTCACCGACGAGGTCGAGGAGGACGCGATGGCGTACATCGACGAGATCGAGGCGATGGGCGACGGCTCGATCCGGGACGGCGTGCTCGCGGGCATCGAGGAGGGGTACTTCCACCGCGAAATCCAGGAGGCCGCCTACGAGTACCAGTCCCGCGTCGACGACGGCGAGGAGACGGTCGTCGGCGTCAACAAATACGAGGTCGAGGAGGACACCAGCCCGGAGACGCTCCACGTCGACGAGGACGCCACCCGCGAGCGCCAGCTCGGCCGGCTAGAGGACGTCAAAGCCGAGCGCGACGACGACGCCGTCGAGGCCGCGCTGGAGGACCTCCGGGAAGCCGTCCGCAGCGACGAGAACACCGTCCCGTACATCGTCGACGCGGTGAAGGCGTACGCGACGATGGGCGAGATCATGCAGGTGTTCGAGGACGAGTTCGGCGGCTACCAGGAGACCGCGGCGGTCGCTTAG
- a CDS encoding CBS domain-containing protein, with amino-acid sequence MDSALDHNGAKPTVGDYMTRDVATVSPDDTVRDVACRISESEHNGFPVTEGRRVEGFVSARDLLLADPEELVFKVMSGDLIVAHPEMKVTDAARVILRSGIQKLPVVDDAGNLVGIISNSDVIRSQIERATPEKVGKLKRTLETIHGIEATEERRTVGLDGLVPTQGKVYADELEGRKYELERGLAEPLVVIDNGGVETLLADGHHRVMAAERAGVEEMDAYVIALERRVDLGMARTADKEGLESISDIDVVDYAHHPLVETIERLQ; translated from the coding sequence ATGGACTCCGCCCTCGACCACAACGGCGCGAAGCCCACGGTCGGCGACTACATGACCCGGGACGTCGCGACGGTCTCCCCGGACGACACCGTGCGGGACGTCGCGTGCCGCATCTCGGAGAGCGAGCACAACGGTTTCCCGGTGACCGAGGGCCGGCGCGTCGAGGGGTTCGTCTCCGCGCGCGACCTGTTGCTCGCCGACCCCGAGGAGCTGGTGTTCAAGGTGATGAGCGGCGACCTCATCGTCGCCCACCCCGAGATGAAGGTGACCGACGCGGCCCGCGTCATCCTGCGGTCGGGCATCCAGAAGCTGCCCGTCGTCGACGACGCGGGCAACCTCGTCGGCATCATCTCGAACTCCGACGTCATCCGCTCGCAGATCGAGCGCGCCACCCCGGAGAAAGTCGGGAAGCTCAAGCGCACGCTGGAGACGATTCACGGCATCGAGGCGACCGAGGAGCGCCGCACCGTCGGGCTCGACGGACTGGTACCGACCCAGGGGAAAGTGTACGCCGACGAGCTGGAGGGTCGCAAGTACGAACTCGAGCGCGGGCTCGCGGAGCCGCTAGTGGTCATCGACAACGGCGGCGTCGAGACGCTGCTGGCGGACGGCCACCACCGCGTGATGGCGGCCGAGCGCGCCGGCGTCGAGGAGATGGACGCGTACGTCATCGCCTTAGAGCGCCGCGTCGACCTCGGGATGGCCCGCACCGCGGACAAGGAAGGTCTGGAGTCGATTTCGGACATCGACGTCGTGGACTACGCCCACCACCCGCTCGTCGAGACCATCGAGCGCCTGCAGTGA
- a CDS encoding DHH family phosphoesterase: MVSRLVLGCGTTGHALVDDLADRPGELFVLDGDASRVESLRNEKVAAELRDVTDADAIGGLDRDVDVVVAASDSASTNRLAAAAAREVYPDAELVAFLGYDATSDDREALEGLADRVINPGAAVLDHVDDVASEGSSERLQELRATLQDIDGTLGVFMHDNPDPDAIATAVGLARIADEFGVETEACYFGEISHQENRAFVNLLDLDVTDVEVGDELDHDAIALVDHSAPGVNDQLDPETEVDIVVDHHPPSGDVEASFVDIREELGAASTILVEYVRGLGLEIETAVATALLYGIRVDTKDFSREITTQDFEAGAWLLGRADTDVLERIESPSVSADTLDTIARAIRNRELDGSVLASCVGSIADRDTLAQAADQLLAMRGVTVTFVYGFTGGTIYVSARARGNDVDLGAALRSAFADQGSAGGHADMAGAQLPLGLFDEVGEDAEHTLTEMVEDVVATRFFDEIRGG; this comes from the coding sequence ATGGTTTCTCGGCTCGTGCTCGGCTGCGGCACGACGGGCCACGCACTCGTGGACGACCTCGCTGATCGACCCGGCGAGCTGTTCGTCCTCGACGGGGACGCGAGCCGCGTGGAGTCGCTACGCAACGAGAAGGTCGCCGCCGAGCTGCGGGACGTCACGGACGCCGACGCGATCGGCGGCCTGGACCGCGACGTCGACGTGGTCGTCGCGGCCAGCGACAGCGCGTCGACCAACCGGCTCGCCGCGGCGGCCGCCCGCGAGGTGTACCCGGACGCCGAGCTCGTGGCGTTCCTCGGGTACGACGCGACCAGCGACGACCGCGAGGCCCTAGAGGGACTCGCGGACCGCGTCATCAACCCGGGCGCGGCGGTCCTCGACCACGTCGACGACGTCGCGAGCGAGGGCAGCTCCGAGCGCCTCCAGGAGTTGCGCGCGACTCTCCAGGACATCGACGGGACGCTGGGCGTGTTCATGCACGACAACCCCGACCCGGACGCCATCGCGACGGCCGTCGGGCTGGCGCGCATCGCCGACGAGTTCGGCGTGGAGACGGAGGCGTGTTACTTCGGGGAGATCTCCCACCAGGAGAACCGCGCGTTCGTCAACCTCCTCGATCTGGACGTGACCGACGTGGAGGTCGGCGACGAACTCGACCACGACGCGATCGCGCTCGTCGACCACTCCGCGCCCGGCGTCAACGACCAGCTCGACCCCGAGACGGAGGTAGACATCGTCGTCGACCACCACCCGCCGAGCGGCGACGTGGAGGCGTCGTTCGTGGACATCCGCGAGGAGCTCGGCGCGGCCAGCACCATCCTCGTGGAGTACGTCCGCGGGCTCGGACTGGAGATCGAGACGGCGGTCGCGACGGCGCTGTTGTACGGCATCCGCGTGGACACGAAGGACTTCTCGCGGGAGATCACGACCCAGGACTTCGAGGCGGGTGCGTGGCTGCTCGGCCGCGCGGACACGGACGTCCTGGAGCGCATCGAGAGCCCGTCGGTGAGCGCGGACACCCTGGACACCATCGCGCGCGCCATCCGCAACCGCGAGCTCGACGGCTCCGTGCTGGCGTCCTGCGTCGGCTCCATCGCGGACCGCGACACGCTCGCGCAGGCCGCCGACCAGCTGCTCGCGATGCGCGGCGTGACGGTGACGTTCGTCTACGGGTTCACGGGGGGCACCATCTACGTCTCCGCCCGGGCACGTGGCAACGACGTCGACCTCGGCGCGGCGCTACGGTCGGCGTTCGCCGACCAGGGGAGCGCGGGCGGCCACGCCGACATGGCGGGCGCACAGCTCCCGCTCGGGCTGTTCGACGAGGTCGGCGAGGACGCCGAGCACACGCTCACGGAGATGGTCGAGGACGTGGTGGCGACGCGCTTCTTCGACGAGATCCGCGGGGGGTGA
- a CDS encoding NADH-quinone oxidoreductase subunit N, giving the protein MVEMPPLTPQLVLAATAIVLFGIDIVAPDVRKNGLLAGVSALGAATAAGVAAWFLASGTGDYRYVQFDGALVVDAMSLFFAFIVGSVATLVVVASYDYVKDEEHVAEYYSLVMLAATGMALMASANSLVTAFVALELSSLPSYALVSFLKTDRGSVEAGLKYFLIGALSSAVLAYGISLVYATTGTLLLEDIAASIAGNEFGGVLGLGVLMVAGGFAFKTASVPFHFWAPEAYEGAPAPISAFLSSASKAAGFAVAFRVFTTAFPLEVIAAVAIDWSLLFAVLAVLTMTLGNFAAATQDEVKRMLAYSSIGHAGYVLMGLAALQSGATDANSWVLGASMTHLLVYGFMNTGAFLFVALVEYWDVGRTFEDYNGLATRAPVACVAMTVFMFSLAGLPVGGGFLSKYLLFAGTVQAGFAWLAAIAAINSALSLYYYSRVVKAIWIEDPSDDLTLRGTPTGLYTAVVAAAVATVVLLVAFDPVAQTAVHAADVLFAL; this is encoded by the coding sequence ATGGTGGAGATGCCGCCGCTGACGCCCCAGCTGGTGCTCGCGGCGACGGCCATCGTGCTGTTCGGCATCGACATCGTCGCGCCCGACGTGCGGAAGAACGGCCTGCTCGCGGGCGTGAGCGCGCTCGGCGCCGCCACCGCGGCAGGCGTGGCCGCGTGGTTCCTCGCGTCGGGCACCGGCGACTACCGCTACGTGCAGTTCGACGGCGCGCTCGTCGTGGACGCGATGAGCCTGTTCTTCGCGTTCATCGTCGGCAGCGTCGCCACGCTCGTGGTCGTCGCGAGCTACGACTACGTCAAGGACGAGGAGCACGTCGCGGAGTACTACTCGCTGGTGATGCTCGCGGCGACCGGCATGGCGCTGATGGCGTCGGCCAACAGCCTCGTGACCGCGTTCGTCGCGCTGGAGCTCTCCAGCCTCCCGTCGTACGCGCTCGTGTCGTTCCTGAAGACCGACCGCGGCAGCGTCGAAGCCGGCCTGAAGTACTTCCTCATCGGCGCGCTGTCCTCGGCGGTGCTGGCGTACGGTATCAGCCTCGTGTACGCGACCACGGGCACGCTCCTGCTGGAGGACATCGCGGCCTCCATCGCCGGCAACGAGTTCGGCGGCGTGCTCGGCCTCGGCGTACTGATGGTCGCCGGCGGGTTCGCGTTCAAGACCGCCTCCGTGCCGTTCCACTTCTGGGCGCCGGAGGCCTACGAGGGCGCGCCCGCGCCGATCAGCGCGTTCCTGTCGTCGGCGTCGAAGGCCGCCGGGTTCGCGGTCGCGTTCCGCGTGTTCACGACCGCGTTCCCGCTGGAGGTGATCGCGGCGGTGGCCATCGACTGGTCGCTGCTGTTCGCGGTGCTGGCGGTGCTGACGATGACGCTCGGTAACTTCGCGGCCGCCACCCAGGACGAGGTCAAGCGGATGCTCGCGTACTCCTCCATCGGCCACGCGGGCTACGTCCTGATGGGGCTCGCGGCGCTCCAGAGCGGCGCGACCGACGCGAACTCGTGGGTGCTCGGCGCGTCGATGACCCACCTGCTCGTCTACGGCTTCATGAACACGGGCGCGTTCCTGTTCGTCGCGCTCGTCGAGTACTGGGACGTCGGCCGGACGTTCGAGGACTACAACGGCCTCGCGACCCGCGCCCCCGTGGCGTGTGTCGCGATGACCGTGTTCATGTTCAGCCTCGCCGGCCTCCCGGTCGGCGGCGGGTTCCTCTCGAAGTACCTGCTGTTCGCGGGGACCGTCCAGGCCGGCTTCGCGTGGCTCGCGGCCATCGCGGCCATCAACAGCGCGCTGTCGCTGTACTACTACTCGCGGGTCGTCAAAGCCATCTGGATCGAGGATCCGAGCGACGACCTGACGCTGCGCGGGACGCCGACCGGCCTCTACACCGCCGTCGTCGCGGCGGCGGTCGCGACGGTCGTCCTGCTGGTGGCGTTCGACCCGGTCGCGCAGACCGCGGTCCACGCCGCCGACGTCCTGTTCGCGCTGTAG
- a CDS encoding NuoM family protein — protein MLIEALIAVTFLSAFAVMLAPDRIAGKLAFALSLLPTAGSLWMYAQFDGSGNALFESGSLAFETTARWISVGPYALNWHVGLDGISMPLVVLSTLLTSLAILSAWTPIQERQSQFYSLMLFMLGSLLGVFTALDFFVWFVFWEFVLVPMYFLIGIWGGPRRKYAAIKFFVYTNVASLLMFIGFVALVFALPIQSMDLPTVAAALEAGNFQTTYGLGAETLKVVAFFAMFIGFAVKVPMVPLHTWLPDAHVQAPTPASVMLAGVLLKMGTYALLRFNFTLLPGVARDFAVLIAAVAVVSVIYGAMLALAQQDLKRIVAYSSVSSMGYVLLGLVAYNHYGLGGATFQMVAHGLISGLMFMCVGVIYNVAHTRMVGDLSGIADKMPVTAAVFVAAAFGYMGLPLMAGFAGELFIFLGGIQATFPYAQLFTALAMFGIVIVAGYLLFAMQRVLFGPFGADTDYDIVPAAPHDAVAIVVLVVLVVVLGTVPEVFYGMIQDAVNPMVEQLPEATAFLTGGEL, from the coding sequence ATGTTGATTGAAGCACTCATCGCCGTCACGTTCCTCTCGGCGTTCGCCGTCATGCTCGCGCCCGACCGAATCGCGGGCAAGCTGGCGTTCGCCCTGAGCCTGCTCCCCACCGCGGGGAGCCTCTGGATGTACGCGCAGTTCGACGGGAGCGGCAACGCGCTCTTCGAGAGCGGGTCGCTCGCGTTCGAGACGACCGCGCGGTGGATCAGCGTCGGTCCGTACGCGCTCAACTGGCACGTCGGCCTCGACGGCATCAGCATGCCGCTGGTCGTGCTGTCGACGCTGCTGACGTCGCTGGCCATCCTGAGCGCGTGGACGCCGATCCAGGAGCGCCAGAGCCAGTTCTACTCCCTGATGCTGTTCATGCTGGGGAGCCTGCTCGGCGTGTTCACCGCGCTGGACTTCTTCGTCTGGTTCGTGTTCTGGGAGTTCGTCCTCGTGCCGATGTACTTCCTCATCGGCATCTGGGGCGGCCCGCGGCGGAAGTACGCCGCGATCAAGTTCTTCGTGTACACGAACGTCGCCAGCCTCCTGATGTTCATCGGGTTCGTGGCGCTCGTGTTCGCGCTCCCGATCCAGTCGATGGACCTGCCGACGGTCGCCGCGGCGCTCGAAGCCGGTAACTTCCAGACGACGTACGGCCTCGGCGCGGAGACGCTGAAGGTCGTCGCGTTCTTCGCGATGTTCATCGGGTTCGCGGTGAAGGTCCCGATGGTCCCCCTGCACACGTGGCTGCCGGACGCCCACGTGCAGGCCCCGACGCCGGCGTCCGTGATGCTGGCCGGGGTGCTCCTGAAGATGGGGACGTACGCGCTGCTGCGGTTCAACTTCACGCTGCTGCCGGGCGTCGCGCGGGACTTCGCGGTGCTCATCGCCGCCGTCGCCGTCGTGTCGGTCATCTACGGCGCGATGCTCGCGCTCGCCCAGCAGGACCTCAAGCGCATCGTCGCGTACTCCTCGGTGTCCTCGATGGGGTACGTGCTGCTCGGGCTCGTGGCGTACAACCACTACGGGCTCGGCGGCGCGACCTTCCAGATGGTCGCCCACGGCCTCATCTCGGGGCTGATGTTCATGTGTGTCGGCGTCATCTACAACGTCGCCCACACGCGCATGGTCGGCGACCTCTCCGGTATCGCGGACAAGATGCCGGTGACCGCGGCGGTGTTCGTCGCCGCCGCGTTCGGCTACATGGGCCTGCCGCTGATGGCGGGCTTCGCGGGCGAGCTGTTCATCTTCCTCGGCGGGATTCAGGCGACGTTCCCGTACGCCCAGCTGTTCACGGCGCTGGCGATGTTCGGCATCGTCATCGTCGCGGGCTACCTGCTGTTCGCGATGCAGCGCGTCCTCTTCGGGCCGTTCGGCGCGGACACGGACTACGACATCGTGCCCGCGGCGCCCCACGACGCGGTCGCCATCGTCGTGCTGGTGGTGCTGGTCGTCGTGCTCGGGACGGTTCCCGAGGTGTTCTACGGAATGATTCAGGACGCGGTCAACCCGATGGTCGAGCAGCTGCCGGAGGCAACCGCCTTCCTCACCGGAGGTGAGCTCTGA